One segment of Setaria viridis chromosome 4, Setaria_viridis_v4.0, whole genome shotgun sequence DNA contains the following:
- the LOC117852323 gene encoding uncharacterized protein isoform X4, with translation MVEGSDIAWDSFSFCLGESGSFVADKSCECTRQSFFRKNRACSIDIANILSCSKKPIFAKELTRLKLVEEIVCLKNNITCCGDDAIFFTSLALAPTAAGEILMKLRGLLMMVSTESINLELIGDGAPKKKDVEKTSGGSRKGKKKSNTSKKLTASAKPSKDNGCSSSESRNCRPLPNQCPASVRGTTDGPPSEETPCKEIIPTMKEQTVGLDDCKNQCNKKKNKRKGKTKPSNLMRPESPRSTKLKTVVPHIATDASHKPVEEVDVLPHHPSYVHPSKSEISEAVRCSDPSILSNGTNVIASRKGKKLEDPSYSPRVSSSVTTEHFQSADEYDASYMDEQASSYISQSESVVQSSSCLPSGINNVASNNLNGSSVGSLVRSAQEKTGCDEKQLDHKSVATMDKILPSVIPANMLQSAITDNGAVMKNSGGEYYVYNRNLLGGTSYEWPSVTPPHFVSPEMQQRPAAADRLHLDGYKWPTQFNQPFLSANHQVRNPPIDAGCNQMLPSLAVPLSFDWPPVFRGYGKNAAVSYDPLYTPQMQSSAWSGFPAQLMQRGGICSDSDVGDDTESYWFSEEEPDSRAHSGRDINQYFGGGVMYWNPAEHAGTGFSRPPSLSSDDSAWAWHEADVIRVVDDVANGIPSTYTNGVSSPPSTPSCSQNESFDPAAHSITGNDINNEAHTSPSSMQESPEDKTTSVVKSVPCGSEVVKGDTLPYAMLRPIVVPISRRSSRSEIKAGHDHRSPCVPSTRRDIPLLRRPPSPVVLSVPRVPRPPPPSPAGESRKRGFPIVRSGSSSPRHWGMRGLFSEDKIFHRAQFCLDGPEVVWPSWGNKATSSGTLVQSIEDTVLQDHLVKISQLSRDQHPDVALPVQPPDMLNGSSHKTSLSSMHNALHEEIDQFCKQVAAGNLVRRPYINWAVKRVTRCLQVLWPRSRTNLFGSNATGLALPTSDVDLVVSLPPVRNLEPIKEAGILEGRNGIKETCLQHAARCLTNQDWVRSDSLKTVENTAIPVIMLVADVPCDTNMFNEYSSVLDSSQEYSVNVLGEQGSPPRSDTSSSEGSNMLVSSKLNKDDCDIVQSIRLDISFKSPSHTGLQTTELVCELTQQFPAVVPLALILKKFLADRSLDHPYSGGLSSYCLVLLIVRFLQHEHHLGRPINQNLGSLLMDFLYFFGNIFDPRHMRISIQGSGIYLNRERGHSIDPIHIDDPLCPANNVGRNCFRIHQCIKAFADAFAVLENELLQFSSECSMPESSFNILKKIIPSIDTDEL, from the exons ATGGTTGAAGGATCAGATATTGCTTGGGATAGTTTCTCCTTCTGCTTAGGTGAATCAGGATCATTTGTGGCAGATAAATCTTGTGAATGTACACGACAGTCTTTCTTCAGAAAGAATCGGGCTTGTTCCATTGACATTGCAAACATTCTATCTTGTAGCAAGAAGCCTATATTTGCTAAAGAGTTGACAAGACTGAAACTAGTTGAGGAGATAGTGTGTTTGAAGAACAACATTACTTGCTGTGGCGATGATGCAATCTTTTTCACTTCATTAGCTTTGGCTCCTACTGCTGCTGGTGAGATACTTATGAAATTACGAGGGCTCCTCATGATGGTGTCAACAGAAAGCATAAATCTTGAACTTATTGGGGATGGAGCTCCGAAAAAGAAAGATGTTGAGAAGACCAGTGGTGGTTCTCggaaaggaaagaagaagtCTAACACCTCGAAAAAGCTAACAGCATCTGCTAAACCATCCAAG gatAATGGATGCAGTAGTTCGGAAAGTCGCAATTGTAGGCCTTTACCCAACCAGTGCCCTGCATCTGTTAGAGGCACTACTGATGGACCTCCATCTGAAGAAACTCCTTGCAAGGAAATTATACCCACAATGAAG GAGCAAACTGTCGGGTTGGATGACTGCAAGAATCAATGtaacaaaaagaagaacaagCGTAAAGGGAAAACAAAACCATCAAATCTGATGAGACCTGAGAGCCCAAGATCTACCAAATTGAAAACAGTTGTTCCCCATATTGCTACAGATGCCTCACATAAACCTGTTGAAGAAGTCGATGTCTTACCTCATCACCCATCTTATGTCCATCCTTCCAAGAGTGAGATCTCTGAAGCAGTTAGATGTTCTGACCCTTCCATTTTATCTAATGGAACAAATGTAATAGCCAGCAGAAAGGGCAAAAAACTTGAAGACCCATCGTATTCTCCTAGAGTTAGCTCATCAGTTACTACAGAACATTTTCAAAGTGCTGATGAATATGATGCCTCCTATATGGATGAGCAGGCCTCATCGTACATCAGTCAAAGTGAATCGGTGGTTCAGTCGTCGTCATGTTTACCTTCAGGAATCAACAATGTCGCTTCCAATAATCTGAACGGAAGCTCTGTTGGCTCCTTGGTAAGATCTGCACAGGAAAAAACTGGCTGTGATGAGAAACAATTGGATCATAAATCTGTAGCaacaatggacaaaattttacCTTCTGTTATTCCTGCCAACATGCTTCAAAGTGCTATAACTGACAATGGTGCAGTAATGAAAAATAGCGGCGGTGAATATTATGTATACAACAGGAACCTACTGGGAGGAACATCATATGAATGGCCCAGTGTAACACCACCTCATTTTGTATCTCCTGAAATGCAACAGCGTCCAGCTGCAGCAGACAGGTTGCATCTTGATGGTTACAAATGGCCAACTCAATTCAATCAACCCTTTCTTTCTGCGAACCATCAGGTGAGGAATCCGCCGATTGATGCTGGATGCAATCAAATGTTACCTTCTCTAGCGGTGCCACTAAGTTTTGATTGGCCTCCTGTTTTTAGAGGTTACGGTAAAAATGCAGCTGTAAGTTATGATCCATTGTACACCCCACAGATGCAATCTTCTGCTTGGTCAGGGTTCCCTGCTCAACTAATGCAAAGAGGGGGTATTTGCAGTGACAGTGACGTTGGGGATGATACTGAAAGCTACTGGTTTTCTGAAGAAGAACCAGATAGCCGTGCACATTCTGGAAGAGATATTAACCAATACTTTGGTGGAGGTGTGATGTATTGGAACCCTGCAGAACATGCAGGAACTGGTTTTTCTAGGCCACCATCTCTTAGTTCAGACGATAGTGCTTGGGCTTGGCATGAGGCTGATGTTATAcgagttgttgatgatgtggctaatGGGATTCCATCTACATACACAAATGGTGTATCATCACCACCCTCCACTCCATCCTGTTCTCAAAACGAATCTTTTGATCCTGCTGCTCACTCAATAACAGGGAATGACATCAATAATGAAGCTCATACTTCTCCATCTTCTATGCAAGAGAGTCCTGAAGATAAAACGACTTCAGTTGTCAAGAGTGTGCCTTGTGGCAGTGAAGTAGTTAAGGGAGATACATTGCCATATGCCATGCTGCGGCCGATAGTTGTTCCTATATCACGAAGGTCATCAAGATCTGAGATTAAGGCTGGTCATGATCACAGGAGTCCATGTGTACCATCAACAAGGAGGGACATACCTCTTCTAAGAAGACCTCCATCACCAGTAGTGCTTAGTGTTCCCCGCGTgcctcggccaccacctccttccCCTGCTGGAGAGTCAAGAAAAAGAGGATTCCCGATTGTTAGATCTGGCAGCTCAAGTCCTCGTCATTGGGGGATGAGAGGTCTATTTTCTGAGGACAAAATTTTCCATAGGGCTCAGTTTTGCTTGGATGGTCCTGAAGTTGTATGGCCTTCATGGGGAAACAAGGCCACTTCTTCTGGTACATTGGTGCAATCAATTGAGGATACTGTTTTGCAGGACCACCTTGTTAAGATTTCACAGCTATCTCGTGATCAACAT CCAGACGTGGCATTGCCTGTACAGCCACCTGATATGCTAAACGGCTCATCTCACAAGACATCCCTCTCTTCGATGCACAATGCTCTACATGAAGAAATAGATCAATTCTGTAAGCAG GTTGCTGCTGGTAATCTGGTGAGGAGGCCCTACATAAACTGGGCTGTCAAAAGAGTCACACGGTGCTTGCAGGTTCTGTGGCCTCGCTCCCGTACAAATCTATTTGGCTCAAATGCCACTGGCTTGGCTCTTCCAACTAGTGACGTTGATCTTGTAGTTTCTCTTCCCCCTGTCCGAAACCTG GAACCTATTAAAGAAGCTGGAATTTTGGAAGGCCGGAATGGCATCAAGGAAACATGTCTACAG CATGCAGCAAGGTGTCTTACAAACCAAGACTGGGTTAGGAGTGATTCCCTCAAAACAGTTGAAAACACAGCT ATACCTGTGATTATGCTTGTAGCAGATGTACCTTGTGACACAAATATGTTCAATGAGTATTCTTCAGTACTGGATAGCTCACAAGAATATTCAGTTAATGTGCTTGGAGAACAAGGGAGTCCTCCTCGGTCTGATACCTCTAGTTCAGAAGGCAGCAACATGCTGGTGTCCTCAAAATTGAATAAGGATGATTGTGACATTGTGCAGTCAATTCGTCTTGATATAAGTTTCAAATCGCCATCCCACACAGGACTGCAGACTACTGAGTTG GTGTGCGAGTTGACACAGCAATTTCCTGCAGTTGTACCTCTTGCATTGATTCTCAAGAAGTTTTTGGCTGACCGGAGTTTGGACCATCCCTATTCAGGTGGTCTAAGCTCTTACTGTTTG GTGCTGTTAATTGTTCGTTTTCTCCAGCATGAGCATCATCTTGGTCGGCCTATCAACCAA AATCTGGGCAGCCTTTTGATGGATTTCTTATACTTTTTTGG GAACATATTTGATCCACGCCATATGCGTATTTCTATCCAAGGAAGTGGAATTTATTTGAATCGTGAAAGAGGGCACAG CATTGACCCAATTCACATTGATGATCCACTTTGCCCTGCAAACAATGTGGGCAGGAATTGTTTCCGCATTCACCAATGTATAAAG GCTTTTGCTGATGCTTTTGCTGTTCTAGAGAATGAGCTACTACAGTTCAGTTCAGAATGTAGCATGCCTGAATCATCATTCAATATACTAAAGAAAATAATCCCAAGTATTGATACTGATGAGTTGTAG
- the LOC117852323 gene encoding uncharacterized protein isoform X3 produces MAPASASASPRTRQELMDALTAHLSLYHAAANPSPAASSSSTSSSPRAAILRWLASLAPAARAAAATSLLGPAASAALLSMLRRLRLRGHSSFFVLHSPPPSTSSARGAEEPTVLSRLSRGLLARAAAGSRAHALLFANLLLFPSSPTSSRCPDAITVAEAFLADLDGFVAAMDEISGGRFLCSGEGEVDLAALAFQDFPELPWLNDKGYYVIEEFVANRLEIALRMSWAAAGGGGGGGRKAVRVGKGVKEKAGLAANAFWREKGYVDWWMRLEPRMRARIMGAFFGKGAVALANEMVEGSDIAWDSFSFCLGESGSFVADKSCECTRQSFFRKNRACSIDIANILSCSKKPIFAKELTRLKLVEEIVCLKNNITCCGDDAIFFTSLALAPTAAGEILMKLRGLLMMVSTESINLELIGDGAPKKKDVEKTSGGSRKGKKKSNTSKKLTASAKPSKDNGCSSSESRNCRPLPNQCPASVRGTTDGPPSEETPCKEIIPTMKEQTVGLDDCKNQCNKKKNKRKGKTKPSNLMRPESPRSTKLKTVVPHIATDASHKPVEEVDVLPHHPSYVHPSKSEISEAVRCSDPSILSNGTNVIASRKGKKLEDPSYSPRVSSSVTTEHFQSADEYDASYMDEQASSYISQSESVVQSSSCLPSGINNVASNNLNGSSVGSLVRSAQEKTGCDEKQLDHKSVATMDKILPSVIPANMLQSAITDNGAVMKNSGGEYYVYNRNLLGGTSYEWPSVTPPHFVSPEMQQRPAAADRLHLDGYKWPTQFNQPFLSANHQVRNPPIDAGCNQMLPSLAVPLSFDWPPVFRGYGKNAAVSYDPLYTPQMQSSAWSGFPAQLMQRGGICSDSDVGDDTESYWFSEEEPDSRAHSGRDINQYFGGGVMYWNPAEHAGTGFSRPPSLSSDDSAWAWHEADVIRVVDDVANGIPSTYTNGVSSPPSTPSCSQNESFDPAAHSITGNDINNEAHTSPSSMQESPEDKTTSVVKSVPCGSEVVKGDTLPYAMLRPIVVPISRRSSRSEIKAGHDHRSPCVPSTRRDIPLLRRPPSPVVLSVPRVPRPPPPSPAGESRKRGFPIVRSGSSSPRHWGMRGLFSEDKIFHRAQFCLDGPEVVWPSWGNKATSSGTLVQSIEDTVLQDHLVKISQLSRDQHPDVALPVQPPDMLNGSSHKTSLSSMHNALHEEIDQFCKQVAAGNLVRRPYINWAVKRVTRCLQVLWPRSRTNLFGSNATGLALPTSDVDLVVSLPPVRNLEPIKEAGILEGRNGIKETCLQHAARCLTNQDWVRSDSLKTVENTAMYLVTQICSMSILQYWIAHKNIQLMCLENKGVLLGLIPLVQKAATCWCPQN; encoded by the exons ATGGCGCCcgcttccgcctccgcctcgccgcgcacCAGGCAGGAGCTCATGGACGCCCTCACCGCGCACCTCTCCCTCTACCACGCCGCGGCGAACcctagccccgccgcctcctcctcctccacctcctcgtcaCCGCGCGCCGCGATCCTCCGGTGGCTCGCGtccctcgcccccgccgcgcgcgccgcggccgccacctccctcctcgGCCCGGCCGCGTCCGCCGCTCTGCTCTCcatgctccgccgcctccgcctccggggCCACTCCTCCTTCTTCGTCCTCCACTCCCCGCCCccgtccacctcctccgcgcgcGGGGCCGAGGAGCCCACCGTCCTCTCGCGGCTCTCCCGCGGcctcctcgcccgcgccgcggcgggctcCCGGGCGCACGCGCTCCTCTTCGCcaacctcctcctcttcccctcctcccccacgtCGTCGCGGTGCCCCGACGCGATCACCGTCGCCGAGGCATTCCTCGCCGACCTCGACGGCTTTGTCGCAGCCATGGACGAGATCTCCGGCGGGAGGTTCTTGTGCTCTGGGGAAGGGGAGGTGGACCTGGCCGCGCTGGCGTTCCAGGATTTCCCCGAGCTGCCTTGGCTGAATGATAAGGGCTACTACGTGATCGAGGAGTTTGTGGCCAACAGGTTGGAGATCGCGCTGCGGATGTCGTGGGCGGCAGCggggggaggtggaggtggaggcaggaAGGCGGTGAGAGTTGGGAAGGGTGTGAAGGAGAAGGCTGGGCTCGCTGCAAACGCCTTCTGGAGGGAGAAGGGATATGTGGATTGGTGGATGAGGCTGGAGCCTCGGATGAGAGCAAGGATCATGGGGGCATTCTTTGGAAAAGGTGCAGTGGCCCTG GCTAATGAGATGGTTGAAGGATCAGATATTGCTTGGGATAGTTTCTCCTTCTGCTTAGGTGAATCAGGATCATTTGTGGCAGATAAATCTTGTGAATGTACACGACAGTCTTTCTTCAGAAAGAATCGGGCTTGTTCCATTGACATTGCAAACATTCTATCTTGTAGCAAGAAGCCTATATTTGCTAAAGAGTTGACAAGACTGAAACTAGTTGAGGAGATAGTGTGTTTGAAGAACAACATTACTTGCTGTGGCGATGATGCAATCTTTTTCACTTCATTAGCTTTGGCTCCTACTGCTGCTGGTGAGATACTTATGAAATTACGAGGGCTCCTCATGATGGTGTCAACAGAAAGCATAAATCTTGAACTTATTGGGGATGGAGCTCCGAAAAAGAAAGATGTTGAGAAGACCAGTGGTGGTTCTCggaaaggaaagaagaagtCTAACACCTCGAAAAAGCTAACAGCATCTGCTAAACCATCCAAG gatAATGGATGCAGTAGTTCGGAAAGTCGCAATTGTAGGCCTTTACCCAACCAGTGCCCTGCATCTGTTAGAGGCACTACTGATGGACCTCCATCTGAAGAAACTCCTTGCAAGGAAATTATACCCACAATGAAG GAGCAAACTGTCGGGTTGGATGACTGCAAGAATCAATGtaacaaaaagaagaacaagCGTAAAGGGAAAACAAAACCATCAAATCTGATGAGACCTGAGAGCCCAAGATCTACCAAATTGAAAACAGTTGTTCCCCATATTGCTACAGATGCCTCACATAAACCTGTTGAAGAAGTCGATGTCTTACCTCATCACCCATCTTATGTCCATCCTTCCAAGAGTGAGATCTCTGAAGCAGTTAGATGTTCTGACCCTTCCATTTTATCTAATGGAACAAATGTAATAGCCAGCAGAAAGGGCAAAAAACTTGAAGACCCATCGTATTCTCCTAGAGTTAGCTCATCAGTTACTACAGAACATTTTCAAAGTGCTGATGAATATGATGCCTCCTATATGGATGAGCAGGCCTCATCGTACATCAGTCAAAGTGAATCGGTGGTTCAGTCGTCGTCATGTTTACCTTCAGGAATCAACAATGTCGCTTCCAATAATCTGAACGGAAGCTCTGTTGGCTCCTTGGTAAGATCTGCACAGGAAAAAACTGGCTGTGATGAGAAACAATTGGATCATAAATCTGTAGCaacaatggacaaaattttacCTTCTGTTATTCCTGCCAACATGCTTCAAAGTGCTATAACTGACAATGGTGCAGTAATGAAAAATAGCGGCGGTGAATATTATGTATACAACAGGAACCTACTGGGAGGAACATCATATGAATGGCCCAGTGTAACACCACCTCATTTTGTATCTCCTGAAATGCAACAGCGTCCAGCTGCAGCAGACAGGTTGCATCTTGATGGTTACAAATGGCCAACTCAATTCAATCAACCCTTTCTTTCTGCGAACCATCAGGTGAGGAATCCGCCGATTGATGCTGGATGCAATCAAATGTTACCTTCTCTAGCGGTGCCACTAAGTTTTGATTGGCCTCCTGTTTTTAGAGGTTACGGTAAAAATGCAGCTGTAAGTTATGATCCATTGTACACCCCACAGATGCAATCTTCTGCTTGGTCAGGGTTCCCTGCTCAACTAATGCAAAGAGGGGGTATTTGCAGTGACAGTGACGTTGGGGATGATACTGAAAGCTACTGGTTTTCTGAAGAAGAACCAGATAGCCGTGCACATTCTGGAAGAGATATTAACCAATACTTTGGTGGAGGTGTGATGTATTGGAACCCTGCAGAACATGCAGGAACTGGTTTTTCTAGGCCACCATCTCTTAGTTCAGACGATAGTGCTTGGGCTTGGCATGAGGCTGATGTTATAcgagttgttgatgatgtggctaatGGGATTCCATCTACATACACAAATGGTGTATCATCACCACCCTCCACTCCATCCTGTTCTCAAAACGAATCTTTTGATCCTGCTGCTCACTCAATAACAGGGAATGACATCAATAATGAAGCTCATACTTCTCCATCTTCTATGCAAGAGAGTCCTGAAGATAAAACGACTTCAGTTGTCAAGAGTGTGCCTTGTGGCAGTGAAGTAGTTAAGGGAGATACATTGCCATATGCCATGCTGCGGCCGATAGTTGTTCCTATATCACGAAGGTCATCAAGATCTGAGATTAAGGCTGGTCATGATCACAGGAGTCCATGTGTACCATCAACAAGGAGGGACATACCTCTTCTAAGAAGACCTCCATCACCAGTAGTGCTTAGTGTTCCCCGCGTgcctcggccaccacctccttccCCTGCTGGAGAGTCAAGAAAAAGAGGATTCCCGATTGTTAGATCTGGCAGCTCAAGTCCTCGTCATTGGGGGATGAGAGGTCTATTTTCTGAGGACAAAATTTTCCATAGGGCTCAGTTTTGCTTGGATGGTCCTGAAGTTGTATGGCCTTCATGGGGAAACAAGGCCACTTCTTCTGGTACATTGGTGCAATCAATTGAGGATACTGTTTTGCAGGACCACCTTGTTAAGATTTCACAGCTATCTCGTGATCAACAT CCAGACGTGGCATTGCCTGTACAGCCACCTGATATGCTAAACGGCTCATCTCACAAGACATCCCTCTCTTCGATGCACAATGCTCTACATGAAGAAATAGATCAATTCTGTAAGCAG GTTGCTGCTGGTAATCTGGTGAGGAGGCCCTACATAAACTGGGCTGTCAAAAGAGTCACACGGTGCTTGCAGGTTCTGTGGCCTCGCTCCCGTACAAATCTATTTGGCTCAAATGCCACTGGCTTGGCTCTTCCAACTAGTGACGTTGATCTTGTAGTTTCTCTTCCCCCTGTCCGAAACCTG GAACCTATTAAAGAAGCTGGAATTTTGGAAGGCCGGAATGGCATCAAGGAAACATGTCTACAG CATGCAGCAAGGTGTCTTACAAACCAAGACTGGGTTAGGAGTGATTCCCTCAAAACAGTTGAAAACACAGCT ATGTACCTTGTGACACAAATATGTTCAATGAGTATTCTTCAGTACTGGATAGCTCACAAGAATATTCAGTTAATGTGCTTGGAGAACAAGGGAGTCCTCCTCGGTCTGATACCTCTAGTTCAGAAGGCAGCAACATGCTGGTGTCCTCAAAATTGA